The Porites lutea chromosome 11, jaPorLute2.1, whole genome shotgun sequence genome includes a region encoding these proteins:
- the LOC140952366 gene encoding phosphoserine phosphatase-like, producing the protein MLHLKNCVTKVRFISTMTIQQAKTVWKKADAVCFDVDSTVIMDEGIDELAAFCGKGKEVSQWTVRAMGGGIPFRTALRERLKIIDVSNDQLESFIEQNPLRLTSGIRELVKTLHDRGTAVYLVSGGFKRIIQRAAKELDICNENIFANTLLFDNEGRFAGFDENEPTSDSGGKTRVVELLKARYGYKNLVMIGDGATDLETYPTADMFIGFGGNVVREKVRMQAPWFVTDFKELLQELQPSHAVNGTEVHMNGLNGRERLLNGLNESEVPISSVNGTETHINGTRY; encoded by the exons ATGCTACATCTGAAGAACTGTGTTACCAAGGTTCGATTTATTTCAACAATGACTATTCAGCAAGCGAAGACGGTGTGGAAGAAGGCGGACGCAGTTTGTTTTGATGTAGATAGCACAGTCATCATGGACGAAGGTATCGACGAACTTGCAGCATTCTGCGGGAAAGGAAAGGAAGTTTCTCAATG GACTGTAAGAGCTATGGGTGGAGGAATACCATTCAGAACAGCCCTACGGGAGAGACTAAAAATCATTGATGTTTCAAATGACCAG CTTGAAAGTTTTATTGAACAAAATCCTCTTCGACTGACATCTGGTATAAG GGAACTAGTGAAAACACTCCATGATCGAGGCACTGCAGTTTATCTTGTATCTGGTGGGTTTAAAAGAATTATTCAAAGAGCAGCAAAAGAACTTGATATATGCAATGAAAACATCTTTGCCAACACACTTTTGTTTGACAATGAAG GTCGTTTTGCTGGTTTTGACGAGAATGAACCAACATCAGATTCTGGTGGAAAGACACGTGTTGTGGAACTTTTGAAAGCCAGATATGGCTACAAAAA ctTGGTCATGATTGGTGATGGAGCCACAGATCTGGAGACATACCCAACAGCA GATATGTTTATTGGCTTTGGAGGAAATGTTGTACGGGAAAAAGTGAGAATGCAAGCCCCGTGGTTTGTTACTGACTTTAAAGAACTTTTGCAAGAACTCCAGCCATCCCATGCTGTAAATGGAACGGAAGTTCATATGAATGGACTAAACGGAAGGGAAAGACTCTTGAATGGCTTAAATGAAAGTGAAGTTCCCATTAGTTCAGTGAATGGAACAGAAACGCATATTAACGGAACTAGATACTAG